One Candidatus Zixiibacteriota bacterium genomic window, CGCGGCGATGGCTCCGACGGCCATGCCTGGGCCGGAGGTCTTGGAGCGATTATTGATATATACGGTGATGATGAATACTATTCCGGCAACTGGACGCTGGGGATCGGCTATTGGTTCGGCACCGGTATCGCAGTCGATCGCTACGGCGACGATAAATACAAGTCGTGTTATTTCACCCAGGGGTCCGGCGCTCATTTCTGCAACGGGATATTACTAGATGAATCGGGCAACGACCGGCACGAGCTGTTCGAAACAGCCGGAGCGGCGCTTGGTTTCGGCTGGGATTTTACCAACGCCTTTTTGATCGATAAGGGTGGAAACGATTTTTACCGCGCCGTTAAAATCTCGATGGGGCTGGCACAGATACGCAGTTGTGCGTTTCTGATCGACATCGGCGGCGATGATGAATACTGGCTCGGCGCCGGTACACCGGGTCTCGGTGAAGCCAGTTACCTCGACAACTACGATCACCCGGGTAAAAATACCCTCTATTATAGCTATGCCAAATCGTTCGGCGGTTTCATCGATGCCGGGGGCACGGACAAATACTATGAGTTCGAGGGGGACGAGCCACGCCTGCACCCGACGGCGAAAAATGGGGAGCTGTGGTTCCAGCCAGATCAGAGCGACTCGACATTCGGAGCCGACAACTACGGAGTGGGGCTGGATGCCTCCAGCGGCACCGTGCCGGAGTTTTTCAAATGGAAGTTGTAAATGAAAGATGATATTCTTACATATCGTGAGATGTGTGATCTGGAAGATGTCCAGACACTACAACGAGGGATGAACTTTCAGTTGAATCCGACGCATTCGGTTGTGCTTATGTCTCAACGATCAAATGCACCTTACTCGGACATGATCCTAGAAGATGGGATCACCATTGAGTATGAGGGTCATGATGTCCCGAAGTCGACTGAGGTGGTAGACCCAAAACGAGTCGATCAAGCCCTCATTACCAAAACAGGCAGCCTGACGCAGAATGGACTATTCGTGAAGGCTATTGAGGAGTACTGCAAGAAGAACCGATCAGCGGAGAAAATCCGTGTGTACGAGAAACTATTTTCAGGAGTGTGGTCATATCGTGGTCTCTTTGATTTGGTTGACTACTACCAGGTTCAATCAAATGAAAGGATGGTGTTCAGATTCCGCTTGCAGCTTACCGAGGATGAGGCAACCAATACGACTGATGGTCTCAGAAGGCGCACCCGGATTATACCCACACAGGTCAAGAAGGAGGTTTGGGAAAGGGACGGAGGTAAATGCGTTATATGTGGAGCTACCGATGAGTTGCATTTCGATCATGATATCCCATTCTCCAGAGGAGGGGCTAGCATTACAGCTGATAACGTCAGGATACTCTGTGCACGCCACAACCTCCAGAAGAGCGACAAGATTCAATAGAATTCGTACGAGATTGATACCTTACTGCTGGTATCAACCACCAAAATCGATATGAAAGTTGGGTGGACAAAGGAGTAGTTCAATGAAATACGGAGCACGCAATCAGCTTACGGCCAAGGTCGCCGGGATCAAGAAGGGCGATATCATGGGACAGGTCAAACTCGAGCTTCAGGGAGATGCTGTCATGAGTTCGGTTATGACAGTGGACTCGATCAAAGAGCTCGGTTTGAAAAAGGGTGAAACGGTCAAAGTCGTGGTGAAGGCGATCAACGTCCTGGTCGTGAAGGAATAGCCGTTCCCGGCGCACATCCATATCAATACCCGGGCATCGCGGGCGGTTTTATCCCGTTCGTAATACCGCTATACGATTAAGAGCGTCGGCCTCTTTAAACAAGCTCTTGGGTGTTGGGAACTAACGGATGCCGGCGTGTTTGAGAGCGCGGGCGAATTTGGACTCGGTCTGGCGAAGATAAGGAATACCCAGCGATTCGAATATCTTGCGCAGGGAGTCAACTACCGTTTCGAGCCGATTGGTGTCGGTCAGTTCCACTTCGAGTTCATAATCAACAGAGCCGTCCGAGAATTCGGTTTTGTCGATTTCGAGAATATAATTGTAATCGCCGATCTTGAACGATTTCCGCTGACGGACATTCTCGAACTTGACCAAAATCATCACATCCAGTTCACCGACCTTCTCTTTGAGGTATTGGACCGGGATGACGTTCATCGCCATAACATCGCGTTGCAGTGCCAGGATATCCAGCACCTCCCCGCGGCTGATCTCAGCCTCTATTTCCTGACGAATGAAGGCATCCCCCTCCTCGACCGCAATGCTCTTGATCGTTACCAGTCCACGATCGTTTTCGGCTCGCGCCCTTAGCGCCCAGCCGGATTTGGCTAGTTGGCGATCCTCGGTATCGAAGAAGGCGTTTAACTGCCGTTCTTCTTTATCGATCTGCCCCAGGAAACCAAGCAACTTCAGGTAGTTGGTAAAAGCTCCCAAATCGAGCTTGATTTCTATCTCTTTGTTCATGCGGTTATCTGATCCCATATCTGTTGTACATTATAACGAATTGATCACCGAGGAATCAAAGATTTATTTCCAAAAAAAGCAGCGGCCAATAAAGAAGGGCGGAATCCGTCAGGAATTCCGCCCTTGTCAACTCAACTCATTAGTTTACACTGAGTATTTCTCCGTAATCTCCACATTCTGATCGGCGTCATACACTTTATAGATATGTTCGGGGATCGTCGTGTCGCGGAGGAGGTTAATCTTGAACCGGTGGACTTTGCAGAGTCGAGCGAGACGACCGGTACCGTTGTCGGCCAGTTCTTCGGACAAGCCGGGACTGACTACCAGATGAAAACTGCGATACTTGTTGTCAGCCTTGGCTCGCATGAACCAGCGTTCGATCTTGGTTGCGGTTGTGTCCTTGGACGGGATACGGCCGAGGCCGTTGCAATGCGGACAGGGTTCGCTCAAAGTCTGCATGTGAGAGGGACGAATCCGCTCGCGGGTCATTTCCATGATACCGAATTCGGTCACGGGATTAATGGCTCGCTTGGCGCGGTCGCGCTCGAAACAACGGCAGAACTCTTCGTAGAGCTTACGGCGGTTTTCACGGCTGTACATATCGATAAAGTCCACGATAATAAGACCGCCGATATCGCGTAATCTAATCTGCCGAGCCGCCTCACGAGCGGCCAGAATGTTGGTCTCGAAGATCGTTTTCTCCTGATCGCGTTTGCCGACGAACCGACCGGTGTTGACGTCGATCGTCACCATCGCTTCGGTTTGGTCGATGATCAGGTAAGCGCCCTTCTTGATCCAGACCTTCCTTTCGAGCATTTTCTCGATTTCCGGTTCCAGATTGTACATGTCGAAAAGCGGCAGGGGGCCCTTATGAAGCTCGACCCTCTTGCGCAGGGCCGGCGCCACATGGCGGGCGAAGCTGATGATCTTCTTGTAATCGGCTCGGTTGTCAACGATCAGGCGATCGACATCTGCCGTGAAGACATCGCGAATGCGGCTGACCGTCACTTCGGCCTCCTTATGAATGAGGACCGGAGCCGGGGAACTCTCGGCTTTTCGGATCAACTTGCTCCAAAGGCGCATAAGACGTTTGATATCACCTTTGAATTCAGCTTCCGACTTACCCTCTCCCTCGGTTCGGATAATGAGCCCGAATCCTTCGGGACGAAGCGGTTCCAGGATTTTACGCAGACGCTTCTTTTCACCCCAATGGGCAATTCGTTTCGACACGCGAATATGGTCATCATCCGGCACCAGCACGAGAAATCGGCCGGGGATGGAGACTTCGGTTGCCACCCTGGGACCTTTGGTGCTGATCGGTTCTTTGATGACCTGAACCAGGATTTCCTGGTTCTTTTTGAGAACGGTTTCGATTCCGGCGCGGCGTTTCTTGCGGATGATGTCGGCGGGGGATTCTTCCTCCATTTCTTCCGAGTCACCATGGCGGGCATACACCTTGCCGACATCCGAAGAGTGCAGATAAGCTGCTTTCTCCATGCCGATGTCCACAAACGCTGCCTGCATACCCGGCAGAACGGTTTTAATGACGCCTTTATATATATCACCGGCGATGCGATCGGTGTTATGGCGGTCGACCTCGAGTTCTACCAGCTTGCCGTCCTCAAGAATAGCCACGCGGGTTTCATATTCTGTTGAGTTGATGAGGATTTCTTTTTTCAACTGACTTTCTCACCTCCTTTCATGACCTCACCAAAACGCTCTCCCGCTTCCGGCCGCATTCCGTTCAAGAAAGAACGTCCGTCCATCGGTTTCTTCCCCTCGGGCACCAACTCCTCAATTTCGACTGCCGTATCGGCGCACTTGATCAGAAGACGCTTACGATCGGCGAGAACCGTCCCCGGCGCGGCTTGTAAATCGACCGATTCGGTCACCGGCCGGCA contains:
- a CDS encoding CYTH domain-containing protein gives rise to the protein MNKEIEIKLDLGAFTNYLKLLGFLGQIDKEERQLNAFFDTEDRQLAKSGWALRARAENDRGLVTIKSIAVEEGDAFIRQEIEAEISRGEVLDILALQRDVMAMNVIPVQYLKEKVGELDVMILVKFENVRQRKSFKIGDYNYILEIDKTEFSDGSVDYELEVELTDTNRLETVVDSLRKIFESLGIPYLRQTESKFARALKHAGIR
- a CDS encoding TOBE domain-containing protein; its protein translation is MKYGARNQLTAKVAGIKKGDIMGQVKLELQGDAVMSSVMTVDSIKELGLKKGETVKVVVKAINVLVVKE
- a CDS encoding HNH endonuclease, producing MKDDILTYREMCDLEDVQTLQRGMNFQLNPTHSVVLMSQRSNAPYSDMILEDGITIEYEGHDVPKSTEVVDPKRVDQALITKTGSLTQNGLFVKAIEEYCKKNRSAEKIRVYEKLFSGVWSYRGLFDLVDYYQVQSNERMVFRFRLQLTEDEATNTTDGLRRRTRIIPTQVKKEVWERDGGKCVICGATDELHFDHDIPFSRGGASITADNVRILCARHNLQKSDKIQ
- a CDS encoding Rne/Rng family ribonuclease translates to MKKEILINSTEYETRVAILEDGKLVELEVDRHNTDRIAGDIYKGVIKTVLPGMQAAFVDIGMEKAAYLHSSDVGKVYARHGDSEEMEEESPADIIRKKRRAGIETVLKKNQEILVQVIKEPISTKGPRVATEVSIPGRFLVLVPDDDHIRVSKRIAHWGEKKRLRKILEPLRPEGFGLIIRTEGEGKSEAEFKGDIKRLMRLWSKLIRKAESSPAPVLIHKEAEVTVSRIRDVFTADVDRLIVDNRADYKKIISFARHVAPALRKRVELHKGPLPLFDMYNLEPEIEKMLERKVWIKKGAYLIIDQTEAMVTIDVNTGRFVGKRDQEKTIFETNILAAREAARQIRLRDIGGLIIVDFIDMYSRENRRKLYEEFCRCFERDRAKRAINPVTEFGIMEMTRERIRPSHMQTLSEPCPHCNGLGRIPSKDTTATKIERWFMRAKADNKYRSFHLVVSPGLSEELADNGTGRLARLCKVHRFKINLLRDTTIPEHIYKVYDADQNVEITEKYSV